The Chlorocebus sabaeus isolate Y175 chromosome 1, mChlSab1.0.hap1, whole genome shotgun sequence genome includes a region encoding these proteins:
- the EIF3F gene encoding eukaryotic translation initiation factor 3 subunit F, whose protein sequence is MATPVVSASAPPATPAPAPVAAPASASASVPAPTPAPAAAPVPAAAPAASSDPAAAAATAAAPGQTPASAQAPAQTPAPALPGPALPGPFPGGRVVRLHPVILASIVDSYERRNEGAARVIGTLLGTVDKHSVEVTNCFSVPHNESEDEVAVDMEFAKNMYELHKKVSPNELILGWYATGHDITEHSVLIHEYYSREAPNPIHLTVDTSLQNGRMSIKAYVSTLMGVPGRTMGVMFTPLTVKYAYYDTERIGVDLIMKTCFSPNRVIGLSSDLQQVGGASARIQDALSTVLQYAEDVLSGKVSADNTVGRFLMSLVNQVPKIVPDDFETMLNSNINDLLMVTYLANLTQSQIALNEKLVNL, encoded by the exons ATGGCCACACCGGTGGTATCGGCGAGTGCTCCTCCGGCCacgccagccccagccccagtggCGGCGCCAGCATCGGCCTCAGCCTCAGTCCCAGCGCCAACGCCAGCACCGGCTGCGGCTCCGGTTCCCGCTGCGGCTCCAGCCGCATCCTCAGACCCTGCGGCAGCAGCGGCTACAGCTGCCGCTCCTGGCCAGACCCCGGCGTCGGCGCAAGCTCCAGCGCAGACCCCAGCGCCCGCTCTGCCTGGTCCTGCTCTCCCAGGGCCCTTCCCCGGCGGCCGCGTGGTCAGGCTGCACCCAGTGATTTTGGCCTCCATTGTGGACAGCTACGAGAGACGCAATGAGGGTGCTGCCCGAGTTATCGGGACCCTGTTGG GAACTGTGGACAAGCACTCAGTGGAGGTCACCAATTGCTTTTCAGTGCCACACAATGAGTCAGAAGATGAA GTGGCTGTTGACATGGAATTTGCTAAGAACATGTATGAACTGCATAAAAAAGTTTCTCCAAATGAGCTCATCCTGGGCTG GTACGCTACAGGCCATGACATCACAGAGCACTCTGTGCTAATCCATGAGTACTACAGCCGAGAGGCCCCCAACCCCATCCACCTCACTGTGGACACAAGTCTCCAGAACGGCCGCATGAGCATCAAAGCCTATGTCAG TACTTTAATGGGTGTCCCTGGGAGGACCATGGGAGTGATGTTCACACCTCTGACAGTGAAATATGCATACTATGACACTGAACGCATCGGAG TTGACCTGATCATGAAGACCTGCTTTAGCCCCAACAGAGTGATTGGACTCTCAAGTGACTTGCAGCAAGTAGGAGGGGCATCAGCTCGCATCCAGGATGCCCTGAGCACAGTATTGCAATATGCAGAGGATGTACTG TCTGGAAAGGTGTCAGCTGACAATACTGTGGGCCGCTTCCTGATGAGCCTGGTTAACCAAGTACCCAAAATAGTTCCCGATGACTTCGAGACCATGCTCAACAGCAACATCAAT GACCTGCTGATGGTGACCTACCTGGCCAACCTCACACAGTCACAGATTGCCCTCAATGAAAAACTTGTAAACCTGTGA